A single Lolium perenne isolate Kyuss_39 chromosome 6, Kyuss_2.0, whole genome shotgun sequence DNA region contains:
- the LOC139829937 gene encoding pathogenesis-related protein 1-like has translation MASTNSWTLELESKVSAPRKFRACVMDWHTLAPKLAPHVIDNAHHVEGDGGTGTVRHYNCGSAVPFNAMKKKVEFLDVDKCECKYTIECDGVETSTWNIKMKPTANGGSVAIVECTSKGVQANDMMLKAKESAAEMFKTVEAYLIANPNAYN, from the exons ATGGCCTCCACTAACAGCTGGACCCTCGAGCTCGAGTCAAAGGTGTCTGCGCCGCGCAAGTTCCGCGCATGTGTCATGGATTGGCATACTCTAGCACCCAAGCTTGCCCCACATGTCATCGACAACGCCCACCATGTTGAGGGAGATGGTGGCACTGGCACCGTGAGACACTACAATTGTGGCTCAG CCGTGCCCTTCAACGCCATGAAGAAGAAGGTCGAGTTCCTCGACGTGGACAAGTGCGAGTGCAaatacaccatcgagtgtgacggtgTTGAGACATCCACGTGGAACATCAAGATGAAGCCAACAGCCAACGGTGGGAGTGTGGCAATTGTGGAATGCACGTCCAAGGGCGTGCAGGCTAACGACATGATGCTCAAGGCCAAGGAGTCTGCTGCCGAAATGTTCAAGACTGTTGAGGCCTATCTCATCGCCAACCCGAACGCCTACAACTAA